Proteins from a single region of Lelliottia sp. JS-SCA-14:
- a CDS encoding oligogalacturonate lyase family protein produces MAKGMRVTLNYDVSQDPDTGVEITRLTPPEITCHRNYFYQKCFFNDGSHLLFAGEFDGHWNYYLLDLKKAEAVQLTEGAGDNTFGGFLSPDDKSLYYVKNDRTLLEVNLETLVEREVYRVSDEWVGYGTWVANSDCTKLVGIEIAKSDWTPLNDWKIFHDFFHKGPHCRLLRVDLKTGESATIHEEKNWLGHPIYRPFDDNTVAFCHEGPHDLVDARMWMVNEDGSNVRKVKEHAEGESCTHEFWVPNGSALVYVSYLKGQQGRTIYSFNPDTGVNEAVMQMPACSHLMSNFDGTLLVGDGSGTPVDVKDTSGYTIDNDPYLYAFDVAKKAHFRIARHDTSWATVANSRQVTHPHPSFTPDDKAVLFSSDKDGKPALYIAKLPEQPEMLHA; encoded by the coding sequence ATGGCTAAAGGTATGCGGGTCACGCTGAACTATGACGTCAGCCAGGATCCGGATACGGGCGTGGAAATCACCCGCCTGACCCCACCGGAAATCACCTGTCATCGAAACTACTTTTATCAGAAGTGCTTCTTTAATGATGGCAGCCACCTGCTGTTCGCCGGGGAGTTCGACGGCCACTGGAACTACTACCTGCTGGATCTGAAAAAAGCCGAAGCGGTGCAGCTGACGGAAGGCGCGGGGGATAACACCTTCGGCGGTTTTCTGTCGCCGGACGATAAGTCCCTCTATTACGTCAAAAACGATCGCACCCTGCTGGAAGTGAATCTTGAGACGCTGGTCGAGCGCGAAGTCTATCGCGTCTCCGACGAGTGGGTCGGCTACGGCACCTGGGTTGCCAACAGCGATTGCACCAAACTGGTCGGAATCGAGATCGCAAAAAGTGACTGGACGCCGCTCAACGACTGGAAAATTTTCCACGACTTTTTCCACAAAGGGCCGCACTGCCGCCTGCTGCGCGTGGATCTGAAAACCGGCGAAAGCGCGACCATTCATGAAGAGAAAAACTGGCTCGGCCACCCCATCTATCGCCCGTTCGACGACAACACCGTCGCCTTCTGCCACGAAGGGCCGCACGACCTGGTCGATGCGCGGATGTGGATGGTGAATGAAGACGGGAGCAACGTGCGCAAAGTGAAAGAGCACGCCGAAGGCGAGAGCTGCACCCATGAATTCTGGGTGCCGAACGGCTCCGCGCTGGTGTATGTCTCCTATCTGAAGGGCCAGCAGGGCCGCACCATTTACAGCTTCAACCCGGACACCGGCGTTAACGAAGCGGTGATGCAGATGCCCGCTTGCTCCCATTTGATGAGTAACTTCGACGGCACGCTGCTGGTCGGCGACGGCTCCGGCACGCCGGTGGATGTGAAAGACACCAGCGGGTATACCATCGATAACGATCCTTATCTTTATGCTTTTGACGTGGCGAAGAAAGCGCACTTCCGCATCGCCCGGCATGACACCTCCTGGGCCACCGTGGCGAACAGCCGTCAGGTGACTCACCCGCATCCATCCTTTACCCCGGATGATAAAGCGGTACTGTTCAGTTCCGATAAAGACGGCAAACCGGCCCTCTATATCGCGAAACTCCCCGAGCAACCTGAAATGTTGCATGCATGA
- a CDS encoding oligogalacturonate-specific porin KdgM family protein: MFKKSLVLASLVGASFAAQAVTVDLRHEYIDSGSNADRVSVSHRFANGLGFSVEAKWKSGGDKADQPFADVVGNGHEDQISWRWKATDNIALTPAFTIESNDSRTIYKPNLHLQYSFDSGFYVAARYRYEYTRYPSSSNKDDDKVNRGDAWVGWVMGDFRTELNYVYAKSSEGMIRNNNKDYSNEYNAKLAYKWDKNWAPYVEVGNVGVKDTDERQTRFRLGVAYSF, from the coding sequence ATGTTTAAGAAATCTCTGGTCCTTGCTTCTCTCGTTGGTGCGTCTTTTGCAGCTCAGGCTGTGACCGTTGACTTACGTCACGAATATATCGATAGCGGCTCTAACGCCGACCGTGTCTCCGTGTCACACCGCTTCGCCAATGGCTTAGGTTTCTCCGTGGAAGCGAAGTGGAAATCCGGCGGCGACAAAGCGGATCAGCCGTTTGCTGATGTCGTGGGTAACGGCCATGAAGACCAGATTAGCTGGCGCTGGAAAGCCACCGACAATATTGCGCTGACACCAGCATTTACTATTGAAAGTAATGACAGCCGTACCATCTATAAACCGAATCTGCATTTGCAATACAGTTTCGACAGCGGATTCTACGTGGCTGCCCGTTATCGTTATGAATATACCCGCTACCCATCCAGCTCAAATAAAGACGACGATAAAGTGAATCGTGGCGATGCGTGGGTGGGTTGGGTGATGGGCGATTTCCGTACCGAGCTGAATTATGTTTATGCGAAGAGTTCAGAAGGGATGATTCGTAATAACAATAAAGATTATTCTAACGAATATAATGCCAAGCTGGCTTACAAATGGGATAAAAACTGGGCGCCGTATGTGGAAGTGGGCAACGTGGGCGTGAAAGATACCGACGAGCGTCAGACCCGTTTCCGTTTAGGTGTGGCGTATTCCTTCTAA
- a CDS encoding acetyl-CoA C-acetyltransferase: MKDVVIVGALRTAIGCFQGALARHSAVELGSVVVKALVERSGIAAHEIDEVILGQVLTAGAGQNPARQAALKGGLPNTVSAITINDVCGSGLKALHLATQAIQCGEADVIIAGGQENMSRAPHVLTDSRTGAQLGNSQLLDSLVHDGLWDAFNDYHMGVTAENLAREYGISRELQDAYALSSQQKARAAIDSGRFRDEIVPVNTLHQNGQLLIVDTDEQPRTDASAEGLAMLNPAFETLGSVTAGNASSINDGAAAVMMMSESKAEELNLPVLARIKAFASVGVDPALMGIAPVYATRRCLERAGWQLGDVDLIEVNEAFAAQAISVGKMLEWDPSRVNVNGGAIALGHPIGASGCRILVSLVHEMTKRNARKGLATLCIGGGQGVALAIER; this comes from the coding sequence ATGAAAGATGTCGTGATAGTGGGTGCGTTGCGTACGGCTATCGGCTGTTTTCAGGGCGCGCTGGCACGCCACTCGGCGGTTGAACTGGGGAGCGTGGTCGTGAAAGCCCTGGTCGAACGCAGTGGGATTGCCGCCCATGAAATTGATGAAGTGATCCTGGGCCAGGTGCTGACGGCGGGCGCCGGGCAGAACCCTGCGCGTCAGGCGGCGCTGAAAGGCGGGCTGCCGAATACGGTCTCGGCGATCACCATCAACGACGTCTGCGGCTCGGGGCTGAAAGCGCTGCATCTTGCGACTCAGGCGATCCAGTGCGGAGAGGCCGACGTGATCATCGCCGGCGGCCAGGAGAACATGAGCCGCGCGCCGCACGTCCTGACCGACAGTCGAACCGGCGCACAGCTTGGCAACAGCCAGCTGCTCGACAGCCTGGTACACGACGGCCTGTGGGATGCGTTCAACGATTATCATATGGGCGTGACGGCGGAAAATCTGGCGCGGGAGTATGGCATCAGCCGTGAGCTGCAGGATGCCTACGCCCTCAGTTCGCAGCAAAAAGCGCGCGCCGCCATCGATTCCGGGCGTTTTCGCGATGAAATCGTGCCGGTGAATACGCTGCATCAAAACGGTCAACTGCTGATTGTCGACACCGACGAACAGCCGCGCACGGACGCCAGCGCCGAAGGGCTGGCGATGCTCAATCCCGCCTTTGAAACGCTCGGCTCGGTAACGGCGGGTAACGCCTCGTCGATCAACGACGGCGCGGCGGCGGTGATGATGATGAGCGAAAGCAAAGCCGAAGAGTTGAATCTTCCGGTGCTGGCGCGCATCAAAGCCTTTGCCAGCGTGGGCGTCGATCCTGCCCTGATGGGGATCGCGCCGGTGTACGCCACGCGTCGCTGTCTGGAGCGTGCGGGCTGGCAGCTCGGCGATGTGGATCTGATCGAAGTGAACGAAGCCTTTGCTGCCCAGGCGATCTCGGTCGGGAAAATGCTGGAGTGGGATCCGAGCCGGGTGAACGTCAACGGCGGGGCGATTGCGCTCGGCCACCCGATTGGTGCGTCCGGCTGCCGTATTTTGGTCTCGCTGGTGCATGAGATGACCAAGCGCAACGCGCGCAAAGGGTTAGCCACCCTGTGTATTGGCGGCGGGCAGGGCGTGGCGCTAGCCATCGAAAGATAG
- a CDS encoding LysR family transcriptional regulator, whose amino-acid sequence MRYSPEALNAFVETVATGSFSAAARRLRKSQSTVSTAIANLEADLGFALFDRSARQPVLTEQGEQVLGYVQSILAASARLDELAVSLTAQTEARLTFVLSDTLNPDVLEDLMIQFDRRFPHTEFECLIGEEEDVIDLLQKERAQIGLTEARDVYPTGIGVIRLPMQTQMAIYVSTTHPLAAQGRVEVDELHGWRELQLSTYLERETPQVRGPIWSAPNYLLLLSMAVQGFGWCALPCALVEEFAAAKSLVQISVPGWPRSVAIDLLWNKRSPPGVAGSWLRQYLQDAR is encoded by the coding sequence ATGCGCTACTCCCCTGAAGCTCTAAACGCCTTCGTTGAAACCGTCGCCACTGGCTCGTTCTCCGCGGCGGCGCGACGCCTGCGTAAAAGCCAGTCCACTGTCAGCACCGCAATTGCCAATCTGGAAGCCGATCTCGGTTTCGCGCTGTTTGACCGCTCCGCGCGCCAGCCGGTTTTAACCGAGCAGGGCGAACAGGTGTTGGGCTACGTGCAGTCGATTCTGGCTGCCAGCGCGCGTCTGGATGAGCTGGCAGTTTCCCTGACGGCGCAGACCGAAGCCCGGCTGACCTTTGTGCTCTCGGACACGCTCAACCCGGACGTGCTGGAGGATCTGATGATCCAGTTCGACAGGCGCTTTCCGCACACGGAGTTTGAGTGTCTGATTGGCGAGGAGGAAGACGTGATCGATCTCCTGCAAAAAGAGCGCGCGCAGATTGGCCTCACGGAGGCGCGCGACGTTTATCCCACCGGGATCGGGGTGATCCGCCTGCCGATGCAAACCCAGATGGCGATCTATGTCTCGACCACCCATCCGCTCGCGGCGCAGGGCCGGGTGGAAGTCGATGAACTGCACGGCTGGCGCGAACTTCAGCTCAGCACCTATCTGGAACGCGAAACCCCCCAGGTGCGCGGCCCGATCTGGTCTGCGCCCAACTATCTGTTGCTGCTGAGCATGGCGGTGCAGGGCTTCGGCTGGTGCGCGCTGCCCTGTGCGCTGGTGGAGGAGTTCGCCGCCGCCAAAAGTCTGGTGCAAATCAGCGTTCCCGGCTGGCCGCGCTCGGTCGCCATCGATCTTCTGTGGAACAAACGCAGCCCGCCAGGCGTCGCCGGAAGCTGGCTGCGCCAGTATCTGCAGGACGCGCGCTAA
- a CDS encoding multidrug/biocide efflux PACE transporter: MQHDVQKRKLPERVFHAVCFEGIATAILAPTAAWLMQRSVMEMGGLTIILATTAMIWNIIYNFGFDRFWPVHRVTRTAKVRALHALGFECGFIVIGVSIVSAVLGVTLLQAFTLEIGFFLFFLPYTMFYNWAYDTLRDKFIKRRQQRRALAN; the protein is encoded by the coding sequence ATGCAACACGATGTACAAAAACGAAAACTGCCGGAGCGCGTCTTCCACGCGGTGTGCTTCGAGGGGATTGCGACGGCGATCCTGGCGCCGACCGCTGCCTGGCTAATGCAGCGGTCGGTGATGGAGATGGGCGGGCTCACCATTATCCTGGCGACGACGGCGATGATCTGGAACATCATCTATAACTTCGGCTTCGACCGCTTCTGGCCAGTTCACCGCGTTACCCGTACCGCGAAAGTCCGCGCCCTCCATGCCCTGGGCTTTGAGTGTGGCTTTATCGTGATCGGGGTATCGATCGTTTCAGCGGTGCTCGGCGTGACGCTGCTACAGGCATTCACCCTGGAAATAGGTTTCTTCCTGTTCTTCCTGCCGTACACCATGTTCTATAACTGGGCGTACGACACACTGCGCGATAAATTTATTAAGCGACGCCAGCAACGACGCGCCCTGGCGAACTGA
- a CDS encoding amino acid permease, whose product MSKIWSKEETLWSFALYGTAVGAGTLFLPIQLGSAGAIVLLITALVAYPLTYWPHKALAQFILSSNAKGSEGITSAVTHYYGKKIGNLITTLYFVAFFVVVLIYAVAITNSITEQLAKHLTVDTTVRVLVSLGVVMVLNLIFLTGRHVTIKVMGFLVFPLIAYFLFVSLYLTTRWQPSLLTSQMAFDQHTLHQVWISIPVMVFAFSHTPIISTFAVDRREKYGDAAMGKCKKIMKVAYLIICLSVLFFVFSCLLSIPPSYIVAAKEEGVTILSALSMMPSSPAWLGISGIAVAIVAMSKSFLGTYFGVIEGATEIVKSSLNQVGIKKSRAFNRALSIMAVSFITFVVCCINPNAISMIYAISGPLIAMILFIMPTLSTYLIPALKPYRSFGNLLTLIVGVLCVSVMFVG is encoded by the coding sequence ATGTCGAAAATTTGGTCAAAAGAAGAGACTCTCTGGAGTTTCGCCCTCTATGGCACTGCCGTGGGCGCAGGAACCCTGTTCTTGCCCATTCAGCTCGGCTCCGCAGGCGCGATTGTCCTGCTAATTACCGCCCTCGTGGCTTATCCATTAACCTACTGGCCGCATAAAGCGCTGGCCCAGTTCATCCTGTCGTCGAACGCCAAAGGCAGCGAAGGGATCACCAGTGCGGTGACGCACTACTACGGTAAAAAGATCGGCAATCTGATCACCACGCTCTACTTTGTCGCCTTCTTTGTGGTGGTATTGATTTACGCCGTGGCGATCACCAACTCGATCACCGAACAGCTGGCGAAGCATCTGACCGTCGACACCACCGTGCGCGTGCTGGTGAGTCTCGGGGTGGTGATGGTGCTGAATCTGATCTTCTTAACGGGCCGCCACGTCACCATCAAAGTGATGGGGTTCCTGGTCTTCCCGCTGATCGCCTACTTCCTGTTTGTGTCGTTGTACCTCACCACCCGCTGGCAGCCGTCGCTGTTAACCAGCCAGATGGCGTTCGATCAGCACACCCTGCACCAGGTATGGATTTCTATTCCAGTGATGGTTTTCGCTTTTAGCCATACGCCGATCATCTCTACCTTTGCCGTCGACAGACGCGAAAAGTACGGCGATGCGGCAATGGGTAAATGCAAAAAAATCATGAAGGTCGCGTACCTGATCATTTGCCTGAGCGTGCTGTTCTTTGTCTTCAGCTGCCTGCTGTCGATTCCGCCGTCGTATATCGTGGCGGCCAAAGAGGAAGGGGTGACGATTCTTTCTGCGCTCTCGATGATGCCGTCATCCCCGGCCTGGCTGGGTATTTCGGGTATCGCGGTGGCGATTGTGGCGATGTCGAAATCCTTCCTCGGCACCTATTTTGGGGTGATTGAAGGGGCGACGGAGATCGTTAAGTCGTCGCTGAATCAAGTGGGGATTAAGAAGAGCCGCGCCTTTAACCGCGCCCTGTCGATCATGGCGGTGTCGTTCATTACCTTTGTGGTGTGCTGCATCAACCCGAATGCGATTTCGATGATCTACGCCATCAGCGGGCCGCTGATCGCCATGATTTTGTTCATCATGCCGACGCTTTCGACCTACCTCATTCCGGCGCTTAAACCGTACCGCTCTTTCGGCAATCTGCTGACGCTGATTGTCGGCGTGCTGTGCGTGTCGGTGATGTTTGTCGGGTAG
- a CDS encoding GNAT family N-acetyltransferase, protein MISVPEKIETPRLLLRQWTPADLAPFAALNGDPEVMRFFPAPLTREESDTLAGRFREGIAERGWGFWAVEAKESGEFVGCVGLHPQPDRFAFSPCTEIGWRLAKAFWHQGLAHEAAAAALEFGFDTLALGEVVSFTSVLNTPSESLMKRLGMIRAEEFLHPALPPDHRLAEHVLYRKMRNV, encoded by the coding sequence ATGATATCCGTGCCTGAGAAGATTGAGACACCCCGACTGCTCCTCCGCCAGTGGACGCCCGCCGATCTGGCCCCTTTCGCGGCGCTGAACGGCGATCCCGAGGTGATGCGATTTTTCCCCGCGCCCTTAACGCGCGAAGAGAGCGATACTCTCGCCGGGCGATTCCGCGAGGGCATTGCCGAGCGTGGCTGGGGATTTTGGGCCGTTGAGGCAAAAGAGAGCGGTGAGTTTGTCGGCTGCGTCGGTTTGCATCCTCAGCCCGATCGTTTTGCCTTTTCGCCTTGTACCGAAATTGGCTGGCGTCTGGCGAAAGCCTTCTGGCATCAGGGGCTGGCGCACGAGGCGGCTGCGGCGGCGCTGGAGTTTGGCTTTGATACGCTGGCGCTGGGTGAGGTGGTCTCGTTTACTTCGGTGCTGAATACGCCGTCTGAGAGTTTGATGAAACGGCTGGGGATGATCAGAGCAGAGGAGTTTTTACATCCGGCACTCCCGCCCGATCATCGTCTGGCGGAGCATGTGCTCTATCGTAAAATGCGGAATGTGTAG
- a CDS encoding GNAT family N-acetyltransferase, producing the protein MDILEGHNKFYVNDAQGNQVAEIVFVPTGEHLSIIEHTDVDASLKGLGVGKQLVAKVVEKMRAENRKVIPLCPFAKHEFDKTREYDDIRA; encoded by the coding sequence ATGGATATTCTGGAAGGCCATAACAAGTTTTACGTCAACGATGCGCAGGGTAATCAGGTTGCCGAAATTGTGTTTGTCCCGACGGGAGAACACCTGAGCATCATCGAGCACACGGATGTCGACGCCAGCCTGAAAGGGCTGGGCGTGGGCAAACAGCTGGTGGCGAAAGTCGTTGAAAAGATGCGGGCGGAAAATCGCAAGGTTATCCCGCTCTGTCCGTTCGCCAAACACGAGTTTGATAAGACGCGGGAATACGATGATATCCGTGCCTGA
- the yjdI gene encoding 4Fe-4S mono-cluster protein YjdI: MDKDLLEAGYRAYTGEKIDVYFNTGMCQHSGNCVRGSSKLFNLKRKPWIIPDEVDVETVKSVIDTCPSGALKYRQK, from the coding sequence GTGGATAAGGATTTACTGGAAGCGGGATACCGGGCGTATACCGGTGAGAAAATTGATGTCTACTTCAATACGGGAATGTGTCAGCACTCGGGAAACTGCGTGCGCGGCAGCAGCAAGCTGTTTAATCTGAAGCGTAAGCCGTGGATCATTCCGGATGAAGTGGACGTTGAAACGGTCAAGAGCGTGATTGATACCTGCCCGAGCGGTGCGCTGAAGTACCGCCAGAAATAA
- a CDS encoding Ig-like domain-containing protein, whose protein sequence is MTFKLLMQQTGQHAHEIALSQNNNTTFVSAMPGSRFSIEKQAGDIQNMTRNGEQLVINSADGKSVVIDHFFGPANKDMKSLTMNDVGTGHKEYVLGDEHIYANGQPVVSYPPEQLRQMVSGQEYYSHQAGEAAAAGTGEQEGKSEVDPLWVALGLGGIALIAGTIALLANNDDDDDDHHSDSNGGGGDDDNGGDTPVPPDPDANKGYAHAVTMDVSNGSSLHGTTDTPNAKIMIDTNGDGKPDYTATSDAKGSWSVPSCEPHLADNQSVTAWVVDENGAKNQTSITVDFHAPDVVSLDVTTDLTALSGVTEANAVVSLDVDGDGKADYSIKADAQGKYSFALVDQVLIPGTSVLTITDTAGNSTTVHLPLNAAPTILGISDTPDGTIEMTNSTLSTSPTVHGMGEPGSEIDVVDSNGNVVATTQVGADGQWQITLDNLAQGSNTFSAVTHASAEATSSCDNQTSAITVNYISGQGNLNVITPNDVIHTVETDNGINTTQSITRAMPGGGYLIAWAQPESAGSEYYDIKINIYDDKGQVVNTLTVGQENTMDGYTTTDGLQGLNNFDVSVSPVDGSITVFYAEGTPGDLGYTGTTAVYERFTADGTPITDGPQTVVATEDQGGLNGLLDSILGQHIADAINGAVDVVWNAIDKVIQPIGEIFGVDIDGLEKTLVDGLSDRLASLLYGSGTFGANIIQMDDGSVVFVGSRYSEGLDSGTLIDRLDISGFIHDFCDDLGMSSIGDFLCKVLVEPIENVVDSILEWVDISTGSAGSLVWGVEFAPDENGNLVQTTDFQYDQVRNIVSGLDENGFISGSDHNGTINQIAQWIFGTNGDSVGASIGLDGTQCGENTYAVIWQSMGKNAEMSDTTTPEIKITLVDATTGKHITSDVVLSHSGLDPKIVTLDDGSLVATYVSLNPQDHGDIYAQHLSVSNGQFIALGNPQCVNTVTEGTQGLIDGTFKEAYDVSALDNGGFIVTWTSTAADGKEHLEAQLFDMDCVKVGSEMQIDSGHGNAINDSSVTALDDGGYVVNWSESNLTDNTSTVMYAIYNDDGSLRTSGAESATPDNGSEYHLAPETTTFTGSDGSDVIDAHLASATVNGGNGDDRIMVDSNTIAHVDGGAGNDTVVIANDGNVNSDALAKFSHIETIDLNASNGANTLTLSIDDVLKTTSGGDKLFITGGANDTVDLDQEKWTMTATGCKDGQSYNLYTYDDDHHTQVWVQNNMQIA, encoded by the coding sequence ATGACGTTTAAACTTTTGATGCAGCAAACCGGACAACATGCGCATGAAATAGCCCTGTCGCAAAATAACAACACCACGTTCGTATCCGCCATGCCGGGGTCACGTTTTTCAATTGAAAAACAGGCAGGCGATATTCAGAACATGACGCGAAACGGGGAGCAGTTAGTGATCAACAGTGCCGATGGAAAATCCGTTGTGATTGACCATTTCTTTGGCCCTGCAAATAAAGATATGAAATCCCTGACCATGAATGACGTTGGCACCGGACATAAAGAATATGTTCTGGGTGATGAACATATTTATGCCAACGGTCAGCCCGTGGTTTCTTATCCTCCGGAACAATTACGGCAAATGGTGTCCGGCCAGGAATATTATTCGCACCAGGCAGGTGAAGCCGCCGCGGCGGGGACGGGTGAACAAGAGGGTAAATCGGAAGTCGACCCGCTGTGGGTGGCGCTGGGTCTGGGTGGCATCGCTCTGATTGCCGGGACCATCGCCCTGCTGGCGAATAACGATGACGACGATGATGACCACCACAGCGACAGCAATGGTGGCGGCGGTGACGACGACAACGGCGGCGACACGCCGGTTCCGCCCGATCCTGATGCCAACAAAGGCTACGCCCATGCGGTAACGATGGATGTCTCCAATGGCTCTTCGCTGCATGGCACCACGGACACCCCCAACGCCAAAATCATGATCGACACCAACGGTGACGGGAAACCCGATTATACCGCCACCAGCGATGCGAAAGGCAGCTGGAGCGTGCCGTCGTGCGAGCCGCATCTGGCGGATAATCAGAGCGTCACCGCCTGGGTCGTCGACGAAAACGGTGCTAAAAACCAAACCTCCATTACCGTCGATTTCCACGCGCCGGACGTGGTGTCGCTGGATGTCACCACCGACCTGACGGCGTTGTCTGGCGTCACGGAAGCGAATGCGGTGGTTAGTCTTGATGTGGATGGCGACGGCAAAGCCGACTACTCCATCAAAGCCGACGCCCAGGGGAAATACAGCTTTGCTCTGGTCGATCAGGTCCTGATTCCGGGCACCTCGGTGCTGACCATCACCGACACCGCCGGGAACAGCACCACGGTACACCTGCCGCTGAACGCCGCGCCAACCATTCTCGGCATCAGCGATACGCCTGACGGCACCATCGAGATGACCAACAGCACGCTCAGCACCTCCCCGACGGTGCACGGGATGGGCGAGCCTGGCAGCGAAATTGACGTCGTGGACAGCAACGGCAACGTCGTCGCCACCACCCAGGTCGGCGCCGACGGCCAGTGGCAGATCACCCTCGATAATTTAGCGCAGGGCAGCAACACCTTCTCCGCCGTAACCCACGCGAGCGCCGAAGCGACCTCGTCATGCGATAACCAGACCTCTGCGATCACCGTTAACTACATCAGCGGTCAGGGCAATCTGAACGTGATCACCCCGAATGACGTGATCCACACGGTGGAAACCGATAACGGAATCAACACCACGCAGAGCATTACGCGCGCCATGCCTGGCGGCGGATATTTGATTGCCTGGGCCCAGCCGGAAAGCGCGGGCTCCGAATATTACGATATCAAAATCAATATCTACGATGATAAAGGCCAGGTGGTGAACACCCTGACAGTCGGTCAGGAAAACACCATGGACGGCTACACGACGACAGACGGCCTGCAGGGGCTGAACAACTTTGACGTGTCCGTCTCCCCTGTCGACGGCTCCATCACCGTGTTCTACGCCGAAGGCACCCCGGGCGATCTGGGCTACACCGGCACCACAGCCGTTTACGAGCGTTTCACCGCCGACGGCACGCCGATCACCGATGGTCCGCAGACCGTCGTGGCCACGGAAGATCAAGGCGGCCTGAACGGTCTGCTGGATTCGATTCTCGGCCAGCACATTGCCGATGCGATCAACGGCGCCGTGGATGTCGTCTGGAACGCCATCGATAAAGTGATTCAGCCGATCGGCGAGATTTTTGGCGTCGATATTGATGGGCTGGAAAAAACCCTGGTCGATGGCCTGAGCGATCGTCTCGCCAGCCTGCTCTACGGTTCGGGTACTTTTGGCGCGAACATTATCCAGATGGATGATGGCAGCGTGGTCTTTGTCGGCTCGCGTTATTCCGAAGGGCTGGATAGCGGCACCCTGATCGATCGTCTTGATATCAGCGGCTTTATCCACGATTTCTGCGATGACCTCGGGATGAGCAGCATCGGTGACTTCCTGTGCAAAGTGCTGGTTGAACCGATCGAGAACGTGGTCGACAGCATTCTTGAATGGGTGGATATCAGCACCGGCAGCGCCGGTAGCCTGGTCTGGGGCGTGGAATTTGCGCCGGACGAAAATGGCAACCTGGTGCAAACCACGGACTTCCAGTACGACCAGGTACGCAATATTGTCTCTGGCCTGGATGAAAACGGCTTTATCTCCGGGAGCGATCATAACGGCACGATCAACCAGATTGCCCAGTGGATCTTTGGCACCAATGGGGACTCCGTCGGCGCAAGCATCGGTCTGGACGGCACCCAGTGCGGGGAGAATACCTACGCGGTGATCTGGCAGTCGATGGGCAAAAACGCCGAGATGTCAGACACCACCACGCCGGAAATCAAAATCACGCTGGTGGACGCGACGACAGGCAAGCACATCACCAGTGACGTGGTGCTCTCGCATTCCGGTCTCGATCCCAAAATCGTGACGCTCGACGACGGCTCGCTGGTGGCGACTTACGTCAGCCTTAACCCGCAGGATCACGGCGATATTTACGCCCAGCATCTTAGCGTCTCTAACGGGCAGTTTATCGCGCTCGGCAACCCGCAGTGCGTGAACACCGTCACCGAGGGGACCCAGGGTCTGATCGACGGCACCTTTAAAGAGGCCTACGACGTCAGTGCGCTTGATAACGGCGGCTTTATCGTCACCTGGACCTCAACCGCCGCCGACGGCAAAGAGCATCTGGAAGCGCAGCTGTTCGATATGGACTGCGTGAAAGTGGGCTCGGAAATGCAGATTGATTCCGGCCACGGAAACGCCATCAACGACTCCAGCGTCACGGCTCTCGATGACGGCGGCTACGTGGTGAACTGGAGCGAAAGCAACCTGACCGACAACACCAGCACGGTGATGTACGCGATCTATAACGACGATGGCTCTTTACGCACCTCCGGGGCAGAGAGCGCCACGCCGGACAACGGGTCGGAATACCATCTGGCACCAGAGACCACGACCTTCACCGGCAGCGATGGCTCAGACGTTATTGACGCCCATCTGGCCTCCGCGACCGTCAACGGCGGCAACGGTGACGACCGTATTATGGTCGACAGCAACACCATTGCTCACGTGGACGGCGGCGCAGGCAACGATACGGTCGTTATCGCCAACGACGGCAACGTGAACAGCGACGCGCTGGCGAAATTCAGCCATATCGAAACCATCGATTTGAATGCCAGCAACGGGGCAAACACCTTAACGCTCTCCATCGACGACGTGCTTAAAACCACCTCGGGCGGCGATAAATTGTTTATTACCGGCGGGGCAAACGACACGGTGGATCTTGACCAGGAGAAATGGACGATGACCGCCACCGGGTGCAAAGACGGGCAATCTTACAATCTTTACACCTACGACGATGACCACCACACCCAGGTCTGGGTGCAGAACAACATGCAAATTGCGTAA